The genomic segment AGCAGCAGCGTCCGCGGTAATAGCGTCTTCAGCCTGCGAGCAATTCGCAGCCAAAGCGGTAACGCCGATAACAGTCATCAGGCCAGCAAAATAGATAATTTTCTTCATGAAATTTCCAAGTAAAACAAAGGTGTGTTGCAGTTATGTATTTCAAATCGGAGAGATACAGGCGTGGCAAAGCTGACCGTACGTTGTACGGTCAGTCCTGCCAGCAGATAACGCTCTAAGATGAAATGGTGGAAAACTTAGTTTGCAGCTGGATGTTGCCGGTCCAGTGCAAGATTCAATGCCAAGACATTGACACGCGGCTCACCCAGGAAGCCCAGGCTAGGCATCTTTTGCAAGCTGGTGATCAGGCTATGCACGGTATCGACGTCGAGCTTGCGCTCACGTGCGACCCGTCCGGCCTGGTAATTGGCGGCGGCCAGGCTGATTTCAGGGTCAAGACCACTACCTGAGGCCGTCACCAGATCCACCGGGATCGGCAGCGTGTTGGTCGGATCGGCTGCTTTGAGGGCGTCGATCCGGCCCTTGACGGCATCAAGCAGCGCCGGATTGCTCGGACCGAAATTCGAGCCGCCGGAAGCCTGGGAATTGTACGGCTGCGGGCTGGTCGCCGACAAGCGGCCCCAGAAGTAGTTAGGCGCGGAGAACTCCTGGCCAATCAGGCGCGAGCCGATCAAAGTGCCGTTGTACATGATCAGGCTGCCGGCGGCCTGGTCAGGAAACGCCACCTTGCCGATGCCGGTGACGGCCAGCGGGTAGATCACGCCACAAAGGACGGTCAGTCCGACGAACAGCACCAGCGCCGGACGCAGTATGCCGCCCTGCACAGTTGCTTTCGAATTGACCGCCAGTTTTGCCGGCGGCAGTGTTGCCGAGGTTGTCGATTTTGTTGATGACAATGCGGTTTTCATTTTCAATACTCCCAATTACACCAGATGCATGACCGACAGAATCATGTCGATCAGTTTGATACCGATAAAGGGCAAGATGATGCCGCCCAGGCCGTAGATCAGCAGGTTGCGACGCAACAGCGAAGCAGCGCCGACGGCACGGTAACGCACGCCCTTCAATGCCAGCGGGATCAATACAACAATAATCAGCGCGTTAAAAATAACCGCGGACATGATCGCTGACGACGGGCTGGCGAGTTTCATCACATTCAAGGCCGCCAGTTGCGGATAGGTCGTGATGAAGGCGGCCGGGATAATCGCGAAATACTTGGCGATATCGTTGGCGATCGAGAAAGTCGACAAGGCGCCGCGGGTCATCAGCATCTGCTTGCCGATTTCGACGATCTCCAGCAGCTTGGTCGGATTGGAATCCAGGTCGACCATGTTGCCGGCTTCCTTCGCCGCCTGCGTGCCGCTGTTCATGGCAACGGCCACGTCGGCTTGCGCCAGCGCCGGTGCATCGTTGGTGCCGTCTCCGGTCATCGCCACCAACCGGCCTTCGGACTGATAGCTGCGAATCAGTTTCAGCTTGTCTTCCGGCGTCGCTTCGGCCAGGAAGTCGTCGACCCCGGCTTCGGCTGCAATCGAGGCGGCAGTCAGGCGATTATCGCCAGTGATCATGACGGTCTTGATACCCATCCGGCGCAGCTCGGCGAAACGCTCCTTGATGCCACCCTTGACGATATCCTTCAGCTCGACCACACCCATCACCACGCCATCGTCCACCACCACCAGCGGCGTGCTGCCGCGGCGAGCGACGTCGTCGACGTTATGCGCAACTTCCACCGGGAACGGCTGGCCGAGTTCGGTCATGTAGTTCTTCAAGGCTTCAGACGAACCCTTGCGGATTGCACGGATTTTTCCAGCGTCGCCGATATCGATACCGCTCATCCGCGTTTGCGCTGTGAACGGCACGAAACTGGCGTGCAAGGAAGTCATCTCGCGTTCACGGATATTGAAGCGCTGTTTGGCCAGCACCACGATACTGCGGCCTTCCGGCGTTTCGTCAGCCAGCGACGCCAACTGGGCGACATCGGCCAGTTGCTGCTCGGTGATGCCAGGCGCTGGGATGAATGCCGATGCTTGGCGGTTACCCAGCGTGATGGTGCCGGTCTTGTCCAGCAACAACACGTCGACGTCGCCGGCAGCTTCCACTGCACGGCCGGAAGTAGCGATTACGTTGGCTTGCATCATGCGGCTCATGCCGGCCACACCGATGGCGGATAACAAAGCGCCGATGGTGGTTGGAATCAGACACACCAGCAAAGCCACCAATACGGTGATGGTGATCGGCGTCCCGAACTTGGCGGCAGTCACGCTGAACAAGGAGAATGGCAGCAAGGTGACCGTCACAAGCAGGAACACGATGGTCAGCGCCACCAGCAAGATGGTCAAGGCGATTTCGTTAGGCGTCTTTTGGCGCTTGGCGCTTTCCACCATCGAAATCATGCGGTCCAGGAACGCTTCACCCGGATTGACGGTAACCCGCACCACCAGCCAGTCGGACAAGATCCGGGTACCGCCGGTCACAGCGGAAAAATCGCCGCCAGATTCACGGATCACGGGCGCAGATTCGCCGGTAATCGCGCTTTCGTCGACCGAGGCTACACCCTCGATGACTTCACCGTCGACCGGGATCACGTCGCCGGCTTCCACCAGCACCACGTCGCCCTTGCGCAGGTTGCTGGCAGGCGTGGCCGACCAGTTGCTCGTCGCGCCCCTGGACTTGCTGCCGGCTTCCAGCTTTTTAGCTGAAACGGTTTGCTTCAGTGCGCGCAGCGATTCAGCTTGCGCCTTGCTGCGGCCTTCTGCCAGCGCTTCGGCGAAATTGGCGAACAGGACCGTGAACCAGAGCCAGACCGAGATCGCCAGGATGAAGCCGGCACTGGCCTCGCCCTTGCCTACCAAGGCTTGGAAATACAATAGCGTGGTCAGGATACTGCCGACATAAACCACGAACATGACCGGGTTGCGCAATTGCGTTTGCGGCGCCAGTTTTTTGAACGATGCGACGATGGCCGGGCCCATCAGCGCGGAATCGAAGAGCGTCAGATTGGTGCGAGACATGATGTTCTTTCTTCTTAATTGGTTGGGAACAGAGTCGCCCGGATAGGGTAATTCGTCGCGCTGCGGCGCCTCATAAAGCCACGCCGGCCGCCTCTGTCCCGCAATGATTTTATTTTGCAAACATTTGCAGATGCTCAACCACCGGACCAAGCGCTAAGGCCGGAACATAGTTCAACACGCCCACCAGCACCACCACACCGATCAGCAGCACAATGAACAGCGGACCATGGGTCGGCATCGTGCCGGAGTTCGGCTCGAGCCGCTTCTTGGCAGCGAACGAACCGGCCATTGCCAGGATCGTGACGATGATGATGAAACGTCCGAACCACATCGCTATCGCCAGCATCACGTTATAGAACGGTGTGTTGGCTGACAGGCCGCCGAAGGCGCTGCCGTTGTTGTTGGCGGCCGACGAGAAGGCGTACAGGATTTCACTGAAGCCATGCGCACCAGGATTCAAGATACCGGCCACGCCGGCAGTCGCCATGACCGCAATTGCGGTGCCGCCCAACACCAGGATCGGCGTCGCCAGGATGGCAATCGACGTCATTTTCATTTCAAACGACTGGATCTTCTTGCCCAGGTATTCCGGGGTACGGCCAATCATCAGGCCGGCAATAAACACCGCCATGATGGCGAACACCAGCATGCCGTACAGGCCGGAGCCGACGCCGCCGAACACTACTTCGCCCATCTGGATCAGGGCCATAGGCACCAGGCCGCCGAGTGCGGTGAACGAATCGTGCATGGCGTTCACTGCACCGCAAGAGGCCGCTGTCGTTACCGCGGCAAACAGAGCTGAAGCGCTGATGCCGAAACGGCTTTCCTTGCCTTCCATGTTGCCGCCGGACTGCAGCAAGCTATGCGCCTGGTCGATCCCCATCGCGGTCATGCCGGGGTGCGATTGCTGCTCGGCATACATCACTACCGAAGTCATGACGACGAAGATGAGCGTCATTGCCGCCAGCACCGCCCAGCCCTGGCGGATATCACCCACCATGAAGCCGAAGGTGAAGCACAGCGCGGCAGGGATCAGGAAAATCGCCAGCATTTGCATGAAATTCGACAACGGCGTCGGATTTTCATAGGGGTGGGCTGAATTGGCGTTGAAGAAGCCGCCACCGTTGGTGCCGATCATCTTGATCGCTTCCTGCGATGCCACCGGACCCATAGGCAAGGTCTGCACCTTGGTGTTCATGGTTTCCAGCACCGGCTTGCCGGCTGCATCGTTGACCGGTTGACCGTCGGCGCCGACTTTCGGTTGCTGATAGGTCAAGGGCTGGACGATGGTTGCATCTTTGTAGGAATCGAAATTCTGGATCACGCCCTGGCTGATCAGGAACACCGAGAAAATCACTGCCAGCGGCAGCAATATGTATACGGTAGAACGCGTAATGTCGGTCCAGAAATTACCGATCGACTGTGTCGAGTGACGCGAGAAGCCGCGGATCAAGGCAAAGGCAACCGCGATACCGGTAGCGGCAGAGAAGAAGTTCTGCACTGCCAGCACCAGCATCTGGGTCAGGTAGCTCATCGCGCTTTCGCCCGAATAACCTTGCCAGTTGGTGTTACTGATAAAACTGACAGCTGTGTTGAAGGCTGAGTCAGGGCTAAGATTAGCAAAGTGCTGCGGGTTCAGCGGCAGCCAAAGCTGAAAGCGCTGCAAGCCATAAGTCGCCAGTGCGCCGATAGTATTGAATATCAGCAGCGCCAACGCATAAGTCTTCCAGTTCATTTCCGACTTGGCGCGGATGCCGGCGCAACGGTACAGCCATTGTTCGATCCGGCTAAAAATTGTACTAAGCCAGCCGAAACCGGTGACCGGAGCGTGATCGGAGGAGCCTGCGGCGACCTGCACGATATACTTCCCCAGCGGGTAGCTCAATACCAGCAGCACCCCCAGGAAAGCAATCAACAACATGATGGATTGGGAGGTCATGTCAGAATTCCTCCGCTTTGATCAGCGCCACGACCAAATACACCAGCAGCGCGACGGTGACTACCGCGCCGAGTACATAAAACGGGTTCATTGACCATCCTCCAGCTTTTTGCAGCCCACAGCCAGCGCCCAGGTGACGACAAACATCGCCACGATCGCGCCGACATACATTCCATCCATTACCAGGTCCATCATTACCCTCATTACAGGTTAGTTTCGGTAGTGACAGGCTATAGAAAAGTTTCTAAAAATGTCGTAAAGAGACGGGACGTGGGTGTAAACAAAGTGTAAAAAAGCCGTAAAAATCCTGATGGAATCTCATTCACGCGCGCCGCAAATTCATTTCATGCTTTTTTTGCCACGTCCATCTCAAATTTTCCTGGCAAACGCGGTACACTTTCAGCCTCGGCAGCTATCGCAAAAACTCCCATATGCACTACGCCCTAGACCTGCGCACCTTTATATTCAGTCATTATTTTTATACGGGCTTGCGTATCGCCACCGGGGTGGTGGGGCTGACTTTGCTGGTGCTGCAGTTCAGCGACTTGCCGACAGCGATGACCGTCTGTATCGGCGCCTTGTCGACCAGCTTGATGGATTTGCCAAGCACCCTGCGCCATAAATTCAACGAGATGCTGTCCAGCGTACTGCTGGGTACCGTGGTGACGCTGATCATCAGCCTGTGCGCCCCCTTCCACTGGCTGTTGAGCGTCATGCTGGTGATCGTCACTTTTCTCGCCTGCATGATGGTGGTGTATGGCAAAAAAGCCATGCCTTTGCAGTTTTCCGCCTTGTTCGTGATGACCCTGGCCATGGAAAACACAACCAATGTGGAACAATCCTTCTTCCACGCCGGCCAGTTCCTCGCCGGCGGCCTGGCCTACCTGGCGTATTCGATGGCAGTGTCATGGTTCCTGCGCAGCCGCATCAAGCAGCAGGTGCTGGCCGAAGCCCTGTTCGAGCTGGCGCGCTATATCAACATCAAGGCTGATTTCTACGACATGCATGTCGACCTCAACAGCCAGTTCAACACCTTGGTGCGCCAGCAGATCGTACTGGCGGAGAAACAGCAGGCATCGCGCGACCTGATCCTGCGCGATCCGCGCAACCAGCAAGATGCGATTCTGGTGCAAGTCCACTTCGGCATGTTCGACCTGTATGAACACATCCTGTCGACCCATACCGATTACGCCATCCTGCGCCAGCACCTGGCCGACGCTGAAGTCCTGACCTACCTCCGCGACCTGGTCAACAAGGCCGCCAAGGATATCGAATCGATCGCCTACGCCGTTACACGCAAGCGCGCCTCCTTCGCCAGCGTCAGCTACAAGGCCGAAATGCGTTCGATCGACGCCGAATTGCAGCAGTTGCAGCAAGATTGCCTGGCAGGCAAGGTGTCGGAAGAGGCGCTGGATATCCTGCGCGCCGCCTACGGCAAGATTGTCGATGCGATCGACATGATCCAGCAATTGCATCACGCGACCCAAAGCGTGCAGGGACCGTTGCCGGTATTGCTGGGCAAGGACATGACGCCGTTCCTGACTCAGCAAAAATACCAGCTGGGCGTGCTGGTAGCCAACCTGCGCTGGCATTCGCCGACTTTCCGCTTTGCAGTGCGGGCGGCGCTGGCGATTTCCTGCGGGCTACTGGCGGCCGACGCCCTGCCCTATGCCGGCCATGGCTACTGGATCGTGCTGACGATCGCCATCATCCTCAAACCCAGTTTCAGCCAGACCAAGCAACGCCGCAGCGATCGCCTGATCGGCACCCTGATCGGCTGCGTGGCGACCGCGCTGATCCTGCGTTTCGTACATGAACCGGTAGCCTTGCTCGGGATACTATTCATGGCCACCGTGGCGGCGCCGGCTTTCATCTATGTCAAATACCGCTACACTGCGATTGCCGCCAGCATGCAGATCCTGCTGCAAATCAACCTGGTCATTCCCAGCAGTAGCCAGGTCATCGGCGAGCGGCTGATCGATACGCTGATCGGCGCGGTGATCGCTACCGCCTTCAGTTTCGTGCTGCCGAGCTGGGAATACCGGACGCTGCCACAGCTGATCAAGAACGTCCTGAAAAGCAACCAGCGCTTTCTCGACGCCAGCAACAAGCTAATGCAAGGCAAGGCGCTGGATGACTTTATCTACCGCCTTAGCCGCAAGCGCTTCCTGGACAGCATGTCGGAACTGGTATCGACACTGGTGCGCATGCTCGACGAGCCAGTCAGCAAGCATCGCGCCGTGGAAAACCTGAACCAGTTCATCGTCCAGAATTACCTGGTCATGGCGCACGTCGCCGCGCTACGCATGCTGCTGCGACGCAACGCCGAAGGCATGCCGCAGGCTGCGGTAAATCTGGAGCTCGACGCCGCCACCACACATGTCTGCAAGACGCTGGGACTGGCGGAACTTGTGCTCGATCCGGCTGCGCCGGTGCCTGCGCCCGACGCGCCGGCAGCCTCGCCGTCCGCTCCAGTTCAACAGGAAGGCGACATCCAGGCAAAACCGGAGAACTGGCCAGCCTGGCATCCGCTGCAACAGCGGGTGGAATTGCTGTATGAGGATAGTGAAAAGATTGCCGTCAACAGCGCCGCGATCGGACGCATTCTGGCGGCATGAAGCTCCCGGCACAAATAAAAAAAGGATTTTTCTCGACATAAAAGCAAATTGTTTTCCCTTGCCAAGAACAGTGAAACACTGGCGCTTGTAGTTTCCATATAGTACTATTTCTACGTGGAAACGCATGTGCGGGTTTTACAATCACGGAAAGGGTAATAATGAACGCCACTATTTTAAAACTCGCAGCTTTATCTGCCCTGCTGTCAGCTTCATCCTTCGCCATGGCTGGCGCCAACAGCGGCATCATTCATTTCACCGGAAGTATCGTCGAACCCCCTTGCAGCACTGGCAACTTCGATGGCGGCAAGGTCGGCATCCATTGTCCCTCCCGCAGCGCCTTCGATGTCGCATTCCAGCGTGTAGGTCCTAACGCCAGCGCAGCCAACACAACGATTACCTTGACGCGCGATGGCAAAACGCTGGACGTCAAGGAAGCCGCCGCCTACCGCATGGCGCTTCAGGGCGATGTGCAATTGGGCTTGCTTGCCAAAAAGCCGGCCGCAGGCGCCGAGCTCAGCCCGGTCATCATGACTATCAGCTATCTGTAGGCCCCGGACGGGTGGCGGCGGGCTATCCCGGCACGCCACCAAACCGGGCTTCCGGCAAACCGCGCACGTCCGCCAGTTGATGGCGGAACACCCCGCCCGCAGCGGGTTCGGCCAGCAAGGCGGCGGCCGACATCGATTCGCGGGCGCTGGTCACATATAAAATATCCAGGTTATCGCCGCCGAAAGCAACGCAGCTAGGTTGCGCCACCGGCACATCGACCATGCGCTCAATGCTGCCGTCGGGTGCGAAACGCACTACCCGGTGACCGCCCCATTGTGCATTCCATAGATAACCATCGCTATCGATGGCCGAACCGTCAGGCTCGCCAGGCTGCGCCGACAAATCGGCAAACAGACGCGGCTTGCTAACCGCGCCGGCGGCGCTATCGTAGTCGCAGCAGTGGATCTTCTTGCTCAGCGAATCGCAGTAATACATGACGCGGCCGTCGGGACTGAAGCAAATGCTGTTGCTGATAGCTACCGGCGGCAGCGCGAGCCGTTCCAACGTCAAATCCTGATTGAGGCGATAGAACCCGGCGCAGGCGGCCATGTCGGCAGCGTCATTCTTGGTGCCGAAGACAAAACGGCCGGCGCGGTCGCAACGGCCATCATTGACCCGGGTATGCGGCAGCTCTGCTTCAACCGCGCAAATCGGCGTGACAACGTTACTGGAAAAATTGAACCAGGCAAGTTGCGACGCCAGCCCCAGTAACAACCGGTCGTCGTCATTGGTCAGCGCAAAAGTCGCCAGCCGTTCCGGCATCGGCCAGCTCTGCGTGACAGAGGTGGCGGGATGATGCCGCCACAAGGTGGCGCCGATAATGTCCGTCCACAGCAAGCATTGCGTGCGCTGGCACCAGAGCACGCCCTCCCCCAACTGATGTTTGCCGTCGAATACCAGGCTTGCGGTAGCGGTTGCAATGGTCATTACACATCCTCGAAAAAAATAATAACGAGGCCTTCCGGCCTCGTTATTGTATTGCTTGTCAGTTTAAAGCAAATCGTCAGAAAGTATGACTGATGCCCGCATAGGCGCCGCTTTGTGCATGTCCCGGCAGCGGGTTGTCGAATTCGGTGGCGAAATCGGCTTTGCCCTTGTTTTGCACAGTACCGACGCTTGCATACAGCAAGGTACGTTTCGACAGATTGTAGTTACCACCCAGCACAAACAGGTTGGCGCTACCGGCGTCATGATTGAGCTTGCTGTGGTAAGCCGCGCCGATCAAGGTCAGTGCTGGTGTCACCGCGTAGTTGACGCCGAGCCAGTAGTGATTGAGCTTGTCCGGATCGGTAGCCGCTACGGTATCAGGAGCAGAAATATTCTCGTAGCCGGCAAACAGTTTCAGTTTGTCTGCTGTGTAGGTGCCGCCGACGATCAGATCCTTGGACGCCGTATAAAGATTGGTGTAAAGCCCGTTGGCGTCACGAATCACGTCATAAATACCGCGCAACTCGAGGCCGCCGGTCGTGTAGACCAGGGAAATACCGTCTTTACGGCCAGCTTTTGTGGAACCGGCCTGTTCGCCCAGACTGGTTTGCAGCGTGGCGTTGAAGCCGCCCCAGGTCGGCGTCTGATACTCAATCACGTTGTTCGCACCAGGCCAGCTACGGCCGTTGACCAGGCTCTGAGTACTCATGAATTGTTGTCCGGTAGGATCGAGAGACCAGACGTCATTGACGATGAACAGGTTTTTACCCAGTTTGATCGAACCGGCGCTGCCGCTCAAGCCAACATACGAACGGCGATTGAACAAAGCGGTGCCGTTGGTGGTGCCATTGGTGGCGTCAAAACCCGATTCCAGCAAGAAGAAGGCGCTGAGTCCGCCGCCCAGATCTTCATTGCCCTTGAAACCGATCATACTGGTTCCCCACTGATTGCCGGAGGCCGCGAGTTTGCTGCCGGTAGCGCCGGTCAAATTGCCGTTGGCGTCTTTGAGTGCCACGTTATTTTGATAATCGACACCGGCATCGACCCGGCCGTAGATGGTGACATTGGTCTGTGCCTGGGTCGATACAGCGCCAAGGCCGAGCAAGCCGAATACTGCCGTTGTAGCCAGCGCCTTGAATGGCGCGCCTGTAGGTTTAGCAAAAAGCATGTTACGTCTCCTTGAGTTTATTTTCTTATGTGTGCGCCCGATCACCAGAATCAGGCTGGACTCATAGTAAGGATTCGATTGATATCCATCCAATGAATTTTTACGCCACATCGATACTATGTTTGGTATCATTTTGCGAGCTGCACCACGGCAAGACTGATAGGGCGGCATATAAAAATTAACTAAAGAGACGACCATGTCCACTAACGACACCAACTGGTTTCTGCGTGCCCGACTGAAAACCCGTCAGCTGTTGTTGCTGATTGCCCTGGACGAAGAACGCAACATCCATCGCGCGGCGGAAGCGCTCAATATGACGCAGCCGGCAGCCTCCAAGCAGCTCAAGGACCTGGAAGACATGCTGGATGTGCTGCTGTTCGAGCGACTGCCGCGCGGCATGCGGCCGACCATCTACGGCGAGGCCATGATCCGCCATTCGCGGATGGCGCTGACCAGTTTGTCGCATGCCCATGACGACATCACCGCATTGAAATCCGGCCTGTCCGGCCAGGTCAATGTCGGCGCGATCCTGTCACCCGGCATGGTTCTGCTGCCGCCGGCGATTGCACGGCTCAAGCAACAGGCGCCGATGCTGAGAATCGGGGTCGAGGTCGAGAGCAGCAATATCCTGCTGGAACGTTTGCAGCGCGGCTCGCTGGATTTCCTGGTGGCGCGCATCATGGACCAGGACGACAACCGCAACCTTGAATATGAAGAGTTGTCCGATGAGCCGGTATGCGCGGTGGCGCGAGTCGACCACCCTCTGCGCCATGTCTCGAACCTGCAGTTGAAGGATATCGCCGATAGCGGCTGGATCCTGCCGCCCAAGGGCAGCATCCTGCGCCATCGGGTCGACATGATGTTCCACAAGGATGGCCTGGCGCCGCCGTCCAACGTAGTGGACACTACTGCCATCCTGGTGATCAGCAGCCTGCTGCAACAGACCGATTTCCTGCACGTGATGCCAGCGGAGGTGGCGCGCTTTTATGTGCAGGTCAATGTGCTGGCGATACTGCCGATCGAACTGCCATGCAAGATGGATGGCTTCGGCATTATTACCCGTCGTTTGCAGATCCTGTCCCCGGGCGCGAAGATCTTGCAACAGACGATCCGTGACGTGGCGGCGCAAATTTACTAACGCGCCGTCGGAGTCAAGCCTTGTTCAAATCAGTAACGCAAGACCTGACACCAGACCCGACACCAGATCTGACATGACGGCCTAGAGCCGGTCAAGCCCAGCCGGCGTCAACAATGAATTCCTGCGCAGTACACATCGCGCTGTCATCCGCCGCCAGGAACAGTACCATGCGCGCCAGATGCCAGGGTTGCAATTTACCTGGCAGGCACTGGTTGCGCTTGATGTCTTCCTCGCCTGCCGCATCGAGCCACAAGGCGATCTGCCGTTCCGTCATCACCCAGCCAGGCGAGACTGTATTGACGCGGATATTGTGCGGCCCGAGATCACGCGCCAACCCACGGGTTAAGCCGACCACGGCGGCCTTGGCGGTGGTGTAAACCGGATAACCGCCATTGGACAAATGCCAGCTGATGGAGCTCAGATTGATGATCGAACCGCCGCCCTTTTTCTGCATGCCGGGAGCGACTGCCTGGCAGGTAAAAAACATGGGCCGCTGATTGATGGCGATGCGATCATTCCAGTATTCAAGCGTGACCTCTTCCAACTGATGACGCTGGTCATTGGCCGCATTGTTGACCAGCACATCAAAATCCCCCAGTTCTTGCGCCAAGGCCTGTATGGTGGCCTGCAGCGCCGGAATGTCACGGATGTCGCAATGCCTGAATAGCGGCTTGACCAGACCCGCGTCTGCCAGGCGTTGGCACAAGGCTTCGCTTGCAGCCGTTTCAATATCGACAAAAGCCACGCGCGCGCCCTGCGCCGCAAAGGCGCTGACAATCGCCTCGCCGATGCCGCTACCGCCGCCGGTGACGAATACGTTCCTGCCTTTCAGGCTGGGAAAATGCGCCAGCTGTTCAATTCCAACATGCTTTACTGCCGACATGACAACTCCTGTTCAATGTGATGCGGAACGCGTCCGCTTATTTTTTCAGCTGCCCGTTAACACGCTGCCAGATTGCCAGCGGATTGGCGTCCTGTACTGCCACTGGCAACAGGTCCTGCGGAATATTCTGATACGAAACGGGTCGCAAAAACCGTGCGATCGCAGCAGTGCCGACTGAAGTGCTGCGGCTGTCGGAGGTCGCCGGGAACGGCCCGCCGTGCACCATCGAATAGGAAACTTCAACGCCGGTAGGAAAGCCGTTGGCCAGGATGCGCCCGACTTTACGTTCCAGGATTGGCAGCAAACCACGTACGGTTTCATGGTCGCCGTCCGTCATCTGCAAGGTCGCCGTCAGCTGGCCTTCCAGATGCTCGGCCACTTCCCGCATCTCGGCGAGATCCTTGCAGGCGACCAGCAGCGAAGCCGGACCGAATACTTCTTCCGACAATGTAGGGTCGGCCAGGAAATCCTCGCCGCTGGCGGCAAACAACGCCGGCACACCCTTGCCAGCGCCATCAGTGGCCACGCCGTGGCTTAGCTGCCGTGCCCGTGGGTTGCCGGCAAGGCGGCCGACTCCTTGTTCATAGGCGTGATGAATACCGGCGCTCAGCATGGTGCCGGCACCGCGTTGCGCCAGCTGCAGCGCCGCTGCAGCGCGAAAACGTCCCAGATCAGCCCCCTCCACCGCCAGTACCAAACCCGGATTAGTGCAGAACTGGCCGACGCCAAGCACCAGGGAATCGACAAAACCTGTGGCGAGCGCATCGGTCTTCTCGGCCAGCGCATGCGGCAACAGGAAAACCGGATTGATGCTGCTCATTTCCGCGTAGACCGGAATTGGTTGCGGGCGAGCTGCGGCGGCGGCCATCAGCGCCAAACCGCCCTGGCGCGAGCCGGTAAAACCGACCGCCT from the Collimonas arenae genome contains:
- a CDS encoding porin, translated to MLFAKPTGAPFKALATTAVFGLLGLGAVSTQAQTNVTIYGRVDAGVDYQNNVALKDANGNLTGATGSKLAASGNQWGTSMIGFKGNEDLGGGLSAFFLLESGFDATNGTTNGTALFNRRSYVGLSGSAGSIKLGKNLFIVNDVWSLDPTGQQFMSTQSLVNGRSWPGANNVIEYQTPTWGGFNATLQTSLGEQAGSTKAGRKDGISLVYTTGGLELRGIYDVIRDANGLYTNLYTASKDLIVGGTYTADKLKLFAGYENISAPDTVAATDPDKLNHYWLGVNYAVTPALTLIGAAYHSKLNHDAGSANLFVLGGNYNLSKRTLLYASVGTVQNKGKADFATEFDNPLPGHAQSGAYAGISHTF
- a CDS encoding LysR family transcriptional regulator; translation: MSTNDTNWFLRARLKTRQLLLLIALDEERNIHRAAEALNMTQPAASKQLKDLEDMLDVLLFERLPRGMRPTIYGEAMIRHSRMALTSLSHAHDDITALKSGLSGQVNVGAILSPGMVLLPPAIARLKQQAPMLRIGVEVESSNILLERLQRGSLDFLVARIMDQDDNRNLEYEELSDEPVCAVARVDHPLRHVSNLQLKDIADSGWILPPKGSILRHRVDMMFHKDGLAPPSNVVDTTAILVISSLLQQTDFLHVMPAEVARFYVQVNVLAILPIELPCKMDGFGIITRRLQILSPGAKILQQTIRDVAAQIY
- a CDS encoding SDR family NAD(P)-dependent oxidoreductase, yielding MSAVKHVGIEQLAHFPSLKGRNVFVTGGGSGIGEAIVSAFAAQGARVAFVDIETAASEALCQRLADAGLVKPLFRHCDIRDIPALQATIQALAQELGDFDVLVNNAANDQRHQLEEVTLEYWNDRIAINQRPMFFTCQAVAPGMQKKGGGSIINLSSISWHLSNGGYPVYTTAKAAVVGLTRGLARDLGPHNIRVNTVSPGWVMTERQIALWLDAAGEEDIKRNQCLPGKLQPWHLARMVLFLAADDSAMCTAQEFIVDAGWA
- a CDS encoding aldehyde dehydrogenase (NADP(+)), giving the protein MNITGESLIGASSIKGGGADFFALNPATGANLEPAFHTAGKAEIDCACDLARIAFDPYRATDPETRARFLESIAHNIIELGDQLIERAMQESGLPRARLEGERGRTVGQLRLFAEVLREGSWLDARIDPALPDRHPPRVDLRLRMIALGPVAVFGASNFPLAFSVAGGDTASVLAAGCPAVVKAHPAHPGTSELVGRAIQKAVAAAGLPEGVFSLLTGIGNQLGVALVRHPAIQAVGFTGSRQGGLALMAAAAARPQPIPVYAEMSSINPVFLLPHALAEKTDALATGFVDSLVLGVGQFCTNPGLVLAVEGADLGRFRAAAALQLAQRGAGTMLSAGIHHAYEQGVGRLAGNPRARQLSHGVATDGAGKGVPALFAASGEDFLADPTLSEEVFGPASLLVACKDLAEMREVAEHLEGQLTATLQMTDGDHETVRGLLPILERKVGRILANGFPTGVEVSYSMVHGGPFPATSDSRSTSVGTAAIARFLRPVSYQNIPQDLLPVAVQDANPLAIWQRVNGQLKK